One Kazachstania africana CBS 2517 chromosome 5, complete genome DNA window includes the following coding sequences:
- the KAFR0E02420 gene encoding uncharacterized protein (similar to Saccharomyces cerevisiae FUN19 (YAL034C) and YOR338W; ancestral locus Anc_7.55), with product MERTPKAEYTQLNRLIAPKSDHVLKLLQDSMQFTHSNSSYHSSQLFAPQPQPIGSSNSITDNRLIPSPPQSPKNNEPSSNSSLDERIEDNSDSIVVKAVWDPELTTRNYRYITHSFLSQYRFQASVMKQKKNHRNSPAGIRKAASLKHASSSSDIEKSYRRTRTITRPTRSLEEHDKSEQDSTRYYSPLLSQRSKSTTSSKQLKKLKPTLSSPLASAKVISNVPQYVPTMSWQKLPDYAPSLDTLPKNNDKCLKVEWKGSSMDLADDPLKEELHPAELLLAQILRLPCDLYLDSKRRFFLEKVHRFKKGLPFRRTDAQKACRIDVNKASRLFAAFEKVGWLQDSHYQKYL from the coding sequence ATGGAACGCACACCCAAAGCAGAATATACTCAACTGAACAGACTTATTGCTCCAAAGAGCGATCATGTCTTGAAATTGCTTCAAGACTCTATGCAGTTTACGCATTCAAACTCTTCATACCATTCATCACAACTTTTTGCACCTCAGCCACAACCAATTGGTTCATCAAACAGTATAACTGATAATCGCCTGATACCATCTCCTCCTCAATcaccaaaaaataatgaaccCTCTTCGAATAGCAGTCTTGACGAACGGATTGAAGACAATTCAGATAGTATTGTGGTAAAAGCAGTTTGGGACCCAGAACTGACAACAAGAAACTATCGTTACATTACACACAGCTTCCTGTCGCAGTACAGATTTCAAGCCTCTGTAAtgaagcaaaagaaaaatcataGGAATTCTCCAGCTGGTATTAGAAAAGCTGCATCACTCAAACATGCTTCCTCCAGTTCAGATATCGAAAAGAGCTATAGAAGAACACGTACCATCACAAGACCAACTAGATCTTTGGAGGAACACGATAAGTCGGAACAAGATTCGACACGTTATTATAGTCCTCTTTTATCGCAAAGATCCAAGAGTACGACATCAAGTaaacaattaaaaaaacTAAAACCTACTCTATCTTCTCCATTAGCTTCTGCAAAGGTCATCAGTAATGTGCCACAATATGTTCCAACTATGTCATGGCAAAAGTTGCCAGATTACGCACCATCACTTGATACTCTACCAAAGAACAATGATAAGTGTTTGAAGGTAGAGTGGAAAGGCTCCTCCATGGATCTTGCAGATGATCCTCTGAAGGAGGAACTACATCCTGCAGAATTGTTGTTAGCCCAAATTTTAAGATTACCCTGTGATCTATATTTAGACTCTAAGAGAAGGTTTTTCCTGGAAAAGGTTCATAGATTCAAGAAAGGATTGCCATTTAGAAGAACTGATGCCCAAAAAGCTTGCAGAATAGATGTAAACAAAGCCTCTAGATTATTTGctgcttttgaaaaagttggTTGGCTACAGGATTCGCATTATCAAAAGTATCTTTAA